A genomic stretch from Anaerolinea thermophila UNI-1 includes:
- the trxA gene encoding thioredoxin, giving the protein MINEPIHVTDAAFEKTVLQSTLPVIVDFWAPWCGPCKMIAPVLEKIAKEYAGKVIVAKVNTDENPEWAMKYGIQGIPTLLFFSNGKIVHRQVGALPERALRDIVSQFLEVVNSANTH; this is encoded by the coding sequence ATGATCAATGAACCGATTCATGTAACCGATGCTGCTTTTGAAAAAACTGTATTGCAGTCCACTTTACCTGTAATTGTCGATTTTTGGGCGCCCTGGTGTGGACCTTGTAAAATGATAGCCCCAGTTCTGGAGAAAATTGCCAAAGAATATGCCGGAAAAGTCATCGTTGCAAAAGTCAACACAGATGAGAATCCTGAATGGGCAATGAAGTACGGCATCCAGGGAATTCCCACCTTGCTGTTCTTTTCAAACGGGAAAATTGTGCACCGTCAGGTAGGCGCGTTACCAGAACGGGCGCTTCGAGATATTGTGTCTCAGTTTTTAGAGGTAGTTAATTCTGCCAACACTCACTAA
- a CDS encoding response regulator transcription factor: MPEQFKNRSILVVDDEERMVRFIRLNLEHDGFQVISAYRGYEALEKVRTEMPDLVLLDVMLPDLDGFEVLKLIRESSNTPVIMLTAKGEEDDRVRGLELGADDYITKPFSPRELVSRVKAVLRRVEATSLTAKNEIIQVDDRLKIDFGRREVWVEGNLVKLRPTEYRLLYHLVQNAGWVMTYEQLLTKVWGYEYRDEEHYVRLYVNYLRQKIEEDPSNPKYILTERGVGYRFVDFRKAAESSQG; this comes from the coding sequence GTGCCAGAACAATTCAAAAATCGAAGCATTCTCGTCGTGGATGATGAAGAAAGAATGGTGCGTTTCATCCGCCTGAACCTGGAGCATGATGGCTTCCAGGTTATCTCTGCCTATCGAGGCTATGAGGCTTTGGAGAAAGTGCGCACAGAGATGCCCGATCTTGTATTACTGGATGTAATGCTCCCGGATTTAGATGGTTTTGAGGTCCTCAAACTAATCCGAGAGAGTAGCAATACGCCAGTGATTATGCTCACTGCTAAAGGCGAAGAAGACGATCGCGTGCGAGGGCTAGAATTGGGGGCAGATGATTACATAACCAAACCGTTTAGTCCTCGTGAGCTGGTAAGTCGGGTCAAAGCAGTGCTCCGCAGAGTTGAAGCAACCAGTCTAACCGCAAAAAATGAGATTATCCAGGTTGATGATCGCTTAAAAATTGACTTTGGGCGTCGGGAAGTATGGGTAGAAGGAAATCTGGTCAAACTTAGACCTACAGAGTATCGTCTGTTGTACCATTTAGTGCAAAATGCCGGCTGGGTGATGACCTATGAACAACTTCTTACCAAAGTATGGGGGTATGAATACCGGGATGAAGAGCATTATGTACGTTTATATGTCAACTATCTGAGACAGAAAATCGAAGAAGACCCCTCCAATCCAAAATATATTCTCACCGAAAGAGGGGTTGGTTATCGATTTGTAGATTTCCGAAAAGCAGCAGAATCCTCCCAAGGTTAA
- a CDS encoding FHA domain-containing protein translates to MIKCPNCHHEELPGSLYCSECGAQLVVSQTTTTQHIQRNPSDVLVVTPPTQTPSKPGIYPEGEAEFKVLLSFVDSGKVIELSGQNEYTLGRTSEGQPILPDIDLSPYDAYSKGVSRLHAALKIQSHRVVITDLGSSNGTRVNGQKIVPHVDYPLNHGDMISLGKFALQILIKK, encoded by the coding sequence ATGATCAAATGTCCCAATTGCCACCACGAAGAACTTCCTGGCTCACTTTATTGCAGTGAGTGTGGTGCACAGTTGGTGGTTTCTCAAACTACCACAACCCAGCACATTCAACGCAATCCTTCTGATGTACTTGTTGTTACTCCCCCTACTCAAACACCTTCCAAACCAGGCATTTACCCGGAAGGCGAAGCAGAATTTAAGGTTTTGTTGAGTTTTGTGGATAGCGGCAAAGTAATTGAGTTATCTGGACAAAACGAATATACGCTCGGGAGAACCTCTGAAGGTCAACCCATTCTTCCCGATATAGACCTCTCTCCCTACGATGCTTATTCAAAGGGCGTTTCTCGATTGCACGCAGCATTGAAAATCCAGAGTCATCGAGTTGTGATCACCGATTTAGGCTCTTCTAATGGTACGCGTGTCAATGGTCAGAAAATTGTGCCCCATGTAGATTACCCGCTTAACCATGGGGATATGATTTCTTTGGGAAAATTTGCCTTGCAAATTTTGATCAAGAAATAG
- a CDS encoding vWA domain-containing protein: MRDYYSILGVSFDATPEEIRSAYFDLAKKYHPDVTDDPKAHDRFVEIQEAYDVLSNAARRAKYDASLPDTVKKGPEVTLNVRTSRMVIPRIQEPQLFYALVDLICTAEYNVKEAPPFHICLVLDRSTSMHGARMDMVKSSALNLLKQFRKQDLISVVAFSDRAEVVIPPTRVPDLAKDDHRISMLQVGGGTEIYQGLQLGIEQLRSIDPRFMRQLILLTDGHTYGDDEACIELAEEAAQDGIQINTMGIGHEWNDELLDKIATISGANSIFVTSPKDLNKFFEQKLQLLNDTYARGLSLEFTLGEGVELKYAFRLHPETSPLPATNPIPLGTLMYHKSMSLLFEFVIHPISADVTSLQILTGKIKMELPSAQSLRARLPIQIKRAVMDQPEPESPPPALIEALGKLTLYRMQEKIQKEVEEGQIDKATRRLHYLATQLLSQGDRELAHAVLLEAEHLQQSRTFSREGDKRIKYGTRALLLPSGMEH, encoded by the coding sequence TTGAGAGATTATTATTCGATTTTGGGGGTATCATTCGATGCAACGCCGGAAGAAATCCGCTCGGCGTATTTTGATTTAGCCAAAAAGTATCATCCGGATGTAACGGACGATCCAAAAGCCCACGATCGCTTTGTAGAAATTCAGGAAGCCTACGATGTGCTCTCCAATGCCGCTCGTAGAGCAAAATACGATGCTTCCTTACCTGATACTGTTAAGAAAGGCCCGGAAGTTACCCTGAATGTCCGTACCAGTCGGATGGTGATCCCCAGAATTCAGGAACCTCAGCTGTTCTATGCTCTGGTGGACTTAATTTGTACAGCCGAATACAACGTAAAAGAAGCCCCTCCTTTCCATATTTGCCTGGTCCTGGATCGCTCCACGTCCATGCATGGCGCCAGAATGGACATGGTGAAATCCAGTGCGCTCAACTTGCTGAAGCAGTTCCGTAAACAGGATTTGATTTCGGTTGTAGCCTTTAGTGACAGGGCAGAAGTTGTTATTCCTCCCACTCGGGTGCCTGATTTAGCCAAGGATGATCACCGCATTAGCATGCTACAGGTGGGAGGCGGAACCGAAATTTATCAAGGTTTACAACTTGGTATCGAACAACTTCGTTCTATCGATCCGCGTTTTATGCGTCAGTTGATTTTGCTGACGGATGGGCATACCTACGGAGATGATGAAGCCTGTATTGAGTTAGCTGAAGAAGCTGCCCAGGATGGAATTCAAATCAACACCATGGGAATCGGACATGAGTGGAATGATGAATTACTGGATAAAATTGCTACCATAAGCGGGGCGAACTCCATCTTTGTAACATCTCCAAAAGACTTGAATAAGTTCTTTGAGCAAAAATTACAATTATTGAACGATACCTATGCCAGAGGTCTCTCTTTAGAATTTACGTTGGGTGAGGGTGTGGAACTTAAGTACGCATTCCGCCTCCATCCGGAAACAAGCCCACTGCCTGCCACGAATCCTATCCCATTAGGCACATTGATGTATCATAAAAGCATGAGCCTGCTCTTCGAGTTTGTCATTCATCCCATTTCAGCGGATGTTACCTCGCTTCAGATCCTTACGGGTAAAATCAAAATGGAACTTCCATCTGCTCAATCCTTGCGCGCACGTTTGCCCATTCAGATTAAACGCGCAGTAATGGATCAACCTGAACCGGAATCGCCACCCCCCGCATTAATTGAAGCCTTGGGGAAATTGACACTTTACAGAATGCAGGAAAAGATTCAAAAAGAAGTAGAGGAAGGGCAAATAGACAAAGCCACAAGAAGGCTTCACTATCTGGCGACGCAATTACTCTCGCAGGGGGATCGTGAACTGGCACATGCCGTGCTTTTGGAAGCGGAGCACTTGCAACAGAGTCGTACCTTTAGTCGGGAGGGAGATAAGAGAATTAAGTACGGCACACGAGCACTTCTTTTACCTTCAGGGATGGAGCATTAG
- a CDS encoding PP2C family protein-serine/threonine phosphatase — translation MLDFFKKLFGKKQIEPTKPVAMVGIETAPLSEEQLQSVLPEMVHISPPQYQVGMGISVGRQREVNEDTIFALSATIADGVRDLPFGVFVLADGMGGHASGEVASAAAAKTMAQFILNKISPLMLSVELEGAGESIQEMMENGVREAHRAVLKAAPGGGTTLTAVLALGEQITIAHVGDSRVYFVYPDGRVQVKTQDHSLVHRLKELGQITDKEASSHPQRNILYRALGQSEPFRPDIITCEFPHPGSLLICSDGLWGVLPEESIAHIVNTSKNPAQACQTLVESANIAGGPDNISVILAQYLS, via the coding sequence GTGCTGGATTTTTTCAAGAAATTATTTGGCAAAAAACAGATTGAACCCACCAAGCCGGTTGCTATGGTGGGCATCGAGACTGCTCCTTTGTCCGAAGAACAGTTGCAGTCAGTATTACCCGAAATGGTGCACATTTCCCCTCCACAATACCAGGTTGGAATGGGCATTTCGGTGGGTAGACAACGAGAGGTTAATGAAGACACTATTTTTGCCCTGTCAGCAACGATTGCCGATGGGGTGAGGGACCTGCCTTTTGGAGTCTTTGTCCTGGCAGATGGTATGGGAGGACATGCCAGTGGAGAAGTCGCCAGTGCCGCCGCTGCAAAAACAATGGCGCAATTTATCCTGAACAAAATCTCACCCCTCATGCTTTCGGTTGAACTCGAAGGAGCCGGAGAAAGTATTCAGGAAATGATGGAAAATGGTGTTCGCGAAGCGCATCGCGCTGTGCTGAAAGCAGCGCCTGGAGGGGGCACTACGCTAACTGCTGTGCTTGCTCTGGGCGAACAAATTACCATTGCTCATGTTGGAGATAGCCGGGTGTATTTTGTGTATCCTGATGGGCGTGTGCAGGTGAAAACACAAGACCATTCTTTGGTACACAGATTGAAAGAGTTAGGACAAATCACCGATAAAGAAGCCTCCTCACACCCCCAAAGAAATATTCTGTATCGTGCTTTAGGACAATCTGAGCCTTTCCGCCCGGATATCATCACTTGTGAATTTCCTCATCCGGGTAGCCTGTTAATTTGCAGCGATGGGCTCTGGGGAGTTTTGCCCGAAGAGAGCATTGCTCACATTGTCAACACATCCAAAAACCCTGCCCAAGCTTGTCAAACGCTTGTAGAGTCGGCGAATATTGCGGGTGGGCCTGATAACATCAGTGTGATTTTGGCGCAATATCTCTCCTGA
- a CDS encoding PQQ-binding-like beta-propeller repeat protein, whose product MEAHRITQSFSPGQGGQETQLQPGSMLANRYLIQEVIGIGGMGSVYRARDLHFPNVVKLVAVKEMINQARDSQIRQTIVQNFEREANILATLNHPSIPRIFDYFTHDERSYLVLEYINGKDLEEILSESPGPLPEDRVVAWAIELCDVLAYLHNHKPEPIIFRDMKPSNVMVNQDGHIVLIDFGIAKMFRAGQKGTMIGTEGYSPPEQYRGEATPLADIYALGATLHHLLTKRDPRIETPFTFNERPVRKFNPSVSPELEAIINTAVQYNPQDRFQSAEEMKEALLNAARKTGVLSRIATKSLLISSEENTKPLWTFECEDEIRGGPAFENGLIYVGSYDNNLYAVDATDGKFVWKFPTEGGIVTRPAFGEGLVIFGSEDHRIYALNSRSGKIAWTYPTEGPARGSPKIAEGHAFVGSDDGFLYAINLTSSRLVWKYDTGGPVRSTPFIANDLIFFGSETGDLFCMDFRGAVKWRFKAKRAIYSSPLVVKGSLFFTSLDSILYSVDARTGWAIWRFRMGKGSVSSPCNVENYIIVGSADGFIYCVDGGTSKEIWRFKTDHQVSGSPLVYRDSVYCGAADGNLYCLEYRTGRLRWKFSTGGAITSAPIVYNDILYVGSADHILYALIP is encoded by the coding sequence GTGGAGGCCCATCGAATTACACAAAGTTTTTCACCAGGTCAAGGCGGTCAGGAAACCCAACTGCAACCGGGGAGCATGCTCGCCAATCGGTACCTCATTCAGGAAGTCATAGGCATTGGCGGAATGGGGTCAGTTTATCGCGCGCGAGACCTCCATTTTCCGAATGTGGTCAAACTGGTTGCTGTTAAAGAAATGATCAACCAGGCACGGGATAGCCAGATCCGCCAGACGATTGTGCAAAACTTTGAACGAGAAGCCAATATCCTCGCAACCCTGAATCATCCTTCCATTCCTCGGATCTTTGATTACTTTACCCATGATGAACGTTCGTATCTTGTCCTGGAATACATTAACGGGAAAGATCTTGAGGAAATCCTGTCTGAATCTCCTGGTCCCCTGCCCGAAGATCGGGTCGTTGCTTGGGCAATTGAATTATGTGATGTTCTGGCTTATTTGCATAATCACAAGCCGGAGCCAATCATCTTCAGAGATATGAAGCCATCAAACGTCATGGTCAATCAGGATGGTCACATTGTCCTGATTGACTTTGGTATTGCGAAAATGTTCCGCGCTGGTCAAAAAGGTACAATGATCGGTACCGAGGGGTATTCTCCCCCTGAACAATACAGGGGGGAAGCCACACCTCTGGCAGATATTTACGCCTTGGGCGCGACCCTTCATCATTTGTTGACCAAGCGAGATCCAAGAATTGAAACACCTTTCACGTTTAATGAGCGCCCGGTGCGAAAGTTTAACCCTTCTGTCTCGCCGGAATTGGAAGCGATTATCAACACAGCGGTTCAATACAATCCTCAAGATCGTTTCCAGAGCGCTGAGGAAATGAAAGAGGCGCTGCTCAATGCAGCGCGAAAAACGGGTGTGCTTTCACGAATTGCCACAAAATCCTTATTGATTTCCAGCGAAGAAAACACCAAACCTCTGTGGACTTTTGAGTGTGAAGATGAAATTCGAGGGGGCCCCGCTTTTGAGAATGGGTTAATCTATGTAGGCTCTTATGATAATAACCTGTATGCTGTAGATGCCACCGATGGAAAGTTTGTATGGAAATTCCCTACCGAAGGGGGAATTGTCACACGTCCTGCCTTTGGAGAAGGGTTGGTCATCTTTGGGTCGGAAGATCATCGAATTTACGCCTTGAACTCCAGAAGCGGTAAAATTGCCTGGACCTATCCTACGGAAGGACCGGCGAGAGGATCTCCCAAGATTGCGGAAGGACACGCTTTTGTGGGCTCGGACGATGGTTTTCTTTATGCCATTAATCTTACCTCCAGTCGACTGGTGTGGAAATACGATACAGGTGGGCCGGTTCGATCAACGCCATTCATAGCCAATGACTTGATCTTCTTCGGCTCAGAAACCGGTGACCTGTTCTGTATGGACTTCCGTGGCGCAGTTAAGTGGCGGTTCAAAGCCAAGCGTGCAATTTATTCATCACCACTTGTGGTAAAAGGCTCACTGTTCTTCACCTCTCTGGACTCTATTTTGTACTCTGTTGATGCTCGAACGGGTTGGGCAATCTGGCGTTTCCGTATGGGGAAGGGTTCGGTTTCTTCCCCATGCAATGTGGAAAACTATATCATCGTCGGTTCTGCAGATGGGTTTATCTATTGTGTGGATGGTGGAACTTCCAAAGAAATCTGGCGCTTCAAGACCGATCACCAGGTAAGTGGCTCACCTTTGGTTTACAGAGATTCGGTTTATTGCGGCGCAGCGGACGGGAATTTGTATTGTTTGGAATACAGAACTGGAAGGTTGCGATGGAAATTCAGCACTGGTGGTGCTATTACCAGCGCTCCAATTGTGTATAATGATATTTTGTACGTTGGATCAGCAGACCACATTTTGTATGCGCTCATTCCATAA
- the purB gene encoding adenylosuccinate lyase yields MMTPNYTLYQSPFSWRYASTEMRTLWSEEYKRKLWRKIWVVLARVQSEFGLFSSQVLKELEEKQNEIDLERSLEIEKTIHHDLMAELQCFSEQCPNAGGYLHIGATSMDIEDNAEAIRLREALEILVKKLDDLLGLTAQKIRLYSEIPSLAFTHLQPAEPTTLGYRIAGFAQELLIHSQKMRDLKKNLRGKGFKGAVGTAASYVEILGPDHFDEFEKKMGEALQLSFFPVSTQTYPRIQDYQVLVTLAGLGATLYKFAFDLRLLQSPLYGEWSEPFSVKQVGSSAMPFKRNPIQAEKIDSLARLLASLPQVAWENAAHSLLERTLDDSANRRTILPEAFLIADELLLTAIRILKGIKINTNSIERNLQVYAPFSASERLLMRLVQKGANRQEMHEVIREHSMQAWLEVTAGKPNPLFTLLQSDERIKIFLNAEEISECQNIQSYTGIAARRAQQIAEDIEKYLQASETYSP; encoded by the coding sequence ATGATGACACCTAATTATACCCTTTATCAATCTCCATTTAGTTGGCGATATGCCAGCACTGAAATGCGCACCTTGTGGAGTGAAGAATATAAGAGAAAACTTTGGCGCAAAATTTGGGTTGTTCTGGCTAGGGTTCAATCAGAATTTGGATTGTTTTCTTCTCAGGTTCTCAAAGAACTAGAAGAAAAACAGAATGAAATTGATCTCGAGAGATCCTTGGAAATCGAGAAAACGATCCATCATGACCTGATGGCGGAGCTTCAGTGTTTTTCCGAACAATGTCCAAATGCAGGAGGATATCTTCATATTGGGGCAACCTCAATGGATATTGAAGATAACGCAGAAGCAATTCGATTAAGAGAAGCCTTGGAAATTCTCGTAAAAAAACTCGACGATTTACTCGGTCTCACCGCTCAAAAAATTCGGCTCTATTCTGAAATTCCCTCACTTGCCTTCACTCACTTACAGCCGGCAGAGCCTACAACTTTAGGATATCGAATTGCGGGATTTGCTCAGGAATTACTTATTCATAGCCAGAAAATGAGAGACCTCAAGAAAAATCTTCGAGGTAAAGGTTTTAAGGGCGCTGTAGGTACAGCTGCTTCATATGTGGAGATTCTGGGTCCAGACCATTTTGATGAATTTGAAAAAAAAATGGGGGAGGCTCTGCAATTAAGTTTCTTTCCTGTGAGCACTCAAACTTACCCAAGGATTCAAGATTATCAGGTTCTGGTAACTCTGGCTGGCTTAGGGGCAACGCTGTATAAATTCGCTTTCGATCTTCGCCTATTGCAGTCTCCTCTTTATGGAGAATGGAGTGAGCCGTTTAGCGTAAAACAGGTAGGATCTTCTGCCATGCCTTTCAAACGCAACCCCATCCAGGCGGAAAAAATAGACTCCCTGGCAAGGCTACTTGCTTCCCTTCCTCAAGTTGCCTGGGAAAATGCTGCACATTCCTTACTCGAACGAACGTTGGATGACAGTGCAAATCGCCGGACAATTTTGCCCGAAGCCTTCTTAATTGCAGATGAACTTTTGTTAACAGCCATCAGAATATTAAAAGGGATCAAAATAAATACAAATTCCATTGAGCGTAATCTGCAGGTTTATGCCCCATTTTCTGCCAGTGAACGGTTATTAATGAGACTTGTACAAAAGGGTGCCAATCGTCAGGAAATGCACGAGGTTATCCGGGAACATTCAATGCAGGCATGGTTGGAAGTTACTGCAGGGAAGCCGAATCCTCTTTTCACTCTTTTACAGTCTGATGAAAGAATCAAAATTTTCCTTAACGCTGAAGAAATTTCAGAATGCCAAAATATCCAATCTTACACAGGAATTGCCGCGCGGCGAGCCCAACAAATTGCGGAAGACATTGAAAAGTATCTTCAGGCTTCAGAAACTTACTCTCCCTGA
- a CDS encoding gamma-butyrobetaine hydroxylase-like domain-containing protein: MNLKELPQKITLNKKEQHLEIAWQDGHLSQYPFSLLRAACPCATCRGGHENMRSEPDPLVFDMTLADSPATQVEQVEMAGQYAITIHFQDGHHYGIYTWHFLRLLCPCPSCRSRVQGE; encoded by the coding sequence ATGAACCTAAAAGAACTGCCCCAGAAAATTACCCTCAACAAAAAAGAGCAACATCTCGAAATTGCATGGCAAGATGGACACCTCAGCCAGTATCCATTTTCGCTCCTGCGTGCTGCCTGTCCCTGTGCGACCTGTCGAGGGGGACATGAGAATATGCGTTCTGAACCAGATCCCCTTGTATTTGATATGACGCTTGCCGATTCTCCCGCTACACAGGTGGAGCAGGTAGAGATGGCCGGGCAATACGCCATTACCATTCACTTTCAGGATGGACACCATTATGGGATTTACACCTGGCATTTCTTACGGCTGCTATGTCCTTGCCCTTCCTGCCGATCACGTGTTCAGGGAGAGTAA
- a CDS encoding SH3 domain-containing protein, translating into MKHPFQFSVTPWVILGSIIIAGALSVLLILGLSLTASRLQSQEIPAMITVIPAPTMLPTSTLLYTSTPEATFIEINGISLGKFVQIAGTGGDGLRLRAGPGKEFAPLFLGYESEVFEVKDGPKFSDGITWWYLIAPYDETRSGWAAADYLKVVNVELEDSSP; encoded by the coding sequence ATGAAACATCCTTTTCAATTTTCTGTAACTCCATGGGTGATCCTCGGTTCAATTATCATCGCTGGAGCATTATCTGTTCTCCTTATTTTGGGATTGAGCCTGACTGCGTCTCGTCTTCAGTCCCAGGAAATTCCAGCCATGATTACGGTCATTCCAGCGCCTACAATGCTCCCCACTTCTACCTTGCTATACACTAGTACCCCTGAAGCCACATTCATAGAGATTAATGGGATTAGCCTGGGAAAGTTTGTCCAGATCGCTGGAACCGGCGGAGATGGTTTAAGACTGCGTGCTGGGCCTGGCAAAGAGTTTGCCCCGCTTTTCCTAGGTTATGAGTCAGAGGTGTTTGAAGTGAAAGATGGTCCAAAATTCTCAGACGGGATCACCTGGTGGTACCTGATTGCACCTTATGATGAAACCAGAAGTGGTTGGGCAGCAGCGGACTATCTTAAGGTGGTGAATGTAGAATTGGAGGATTCTTCCCCATGA
- the cax gene encoding calcium/proton exchanger, which produces MKKFLAIIRKPINWLIVALPFALFADLFHWGDFWIFIFSCIGIIPMAGLIGEATESLSIYTGPKIGGLLNATLGNAAELIITLVAIQAGLLELVKASITGSILGNLLLVLGASIFLGGLKHGVQSFDRRQAANHAILLIIVVIGLAIPSLFSHSIGPDDSVEVEALSIGVAIVLMLLYSLGLIYTLKTASSPISYSPADATVHQHGLTKGEAIIVLALSTLAVVWLSELLVGAVEHVVSNLGISEFFLGIILIPLVGNVAEHLVAVQVAMKNQMDLSVEIAVSSSLQIALFVAPVLVFISLLMGNPLTLVFNQFELIALIAAVVVAALVSSDGESNWLEGAALIGVYLILGVGFFLLPS; this is translated from the coding sequence ATGAAAAAGTTCCTCGCTATCATCAGGAAGCCTATTAACTGGTTGATCGTCGCTTTGCCTTTTGCTCTCTTTGCAGACTTATTTCACTGGGGAGATTTCTGGATTTTTATTTTTTCCTGTATCGGCATTATCCCAATGGCTGGATTAATCGGTGAAGCCACAGAGTCACTGTCTATTTACACAGGTCCTAAAATTGGTGGACTTCTAAATGCTACTCTTGGAAATGCTGCTGAATTGATCATCACTCTGGTTGCGATTCAAGCGGGGCTTCTCGAATTGGTAAAAGCCTCTATCACTGGCTCTATTTTAGGGAACTTGCTTCTTGTGTTAGGGGCTTCTATATTTCTTGGCGGGCTGAAACACGGTGTACAATCCTTTGACCGCAGACAAGCCGCCAATCACGCCATCCTTCTGATCATTGTAGTGATTGGACTGGCAATCCCATCCCTGTTCAGCCACTCAATCGGCCCCGATGATAGCGTTGAGGTAGAAGCCTTAAGTATTGGGGTTGCCATCGTTCTCATGCTGTTATATTCTCTGGGGTTGATTTATACCCTGAAAACTGCATCAAGTCCAATATCTTATTCTCCAGCTGACGCCACTGTACACCAACACGGTTTGACAAAAGGAGAAGCCATTATTGTTTTGGCTCTTTCTACCCTGGCGGTCGTTTGGCTTTCAGAATTACTTGTTGGTGCAGTAGAACATGTGGTAAGCAATTTAGGGATTTCTGAATTCTTTCTGGGAATTATTCTGATCCCTCTGGTTGGGAACGTTGCGGAGCATCTTGTGGCTGTTCAGGTGGCTATGAAAAACCAGATGGATCTGAGCGTAGAAATTGCTGTATCTTCCAGTCTGCAAATCGCTTTATTCGTCGCTCCGGTGCTGGTTTTCATCAGCCTTCTTATGGGGAATCCACTCACCCTGGTGTTTAATCAATTTGAATTGATTGCATTGATCGCCGCCGTTGTGGTTGCCGCTCTGGTATCATCGGATGGAGAATCGAACTGGCTGGAAGGTGCCGCTCTGATAGGGGTTTATCTGATTTTGGGTGTTGGGTTTTTCCTGTTGCCTTCATAA
- a CDS encoding protein kinase domain-containing protein — protein MGTVNSTTTPMLQNRYALEETIGSGGMAVVYRARDRMLERTVAIKLLRPKYSGNQAFQDQFRREARAAANLSHPNIVTIYDIGYDAGRLFIVMEYIEGQNLKDLIRQKGLFEVHEALPLMIQAAKGVGYAHRAGVIHCDVKPHNMLVTKDGHLKVTDFGIARAIASIHPDETTDEIWGSPQYFSPEQASGQPPMPYSDVYSLGVVFYEMLTGQLPYSGKTPADLARQHRDPNIRPIPPRHLNREIPEELEKILLLLLSKEPRQRYRNADILARILEGLDTPIAQNRVVSTSARSASVSSHTRQQPVGKENAPQQTKGSPSAVLHPTPSSTLLTPDIIVLAIIALVLGVGLLPFYSYILNVLGWVK, from the coding sequence ATGGGAACCGTGAACTCAACAACCACGCCAATGCTTCAAAATCGTTATGCACTTGAAGAGACAATCGGCTCTGGCGGAATGGCGGTTGTCTATCGCGCCAGAGATCGCATGCTGGAAAGAACCGTTGCCATCAAGTTATTGCGTCCAAAATATTCAGGAAATCAAGCGTTCCAGGATCAGTTTCGCAGGGAAGCCAGAGCGGCAGCGAATCTCTCTCATCCGAATATTGTTACTATCTACGATATCGGCTACGATGCAGGACGTTTGTTTATTGTTATGGAATATATCGAGGGGCAAAATCTCAAAGACCTGATTCGGCAAAAGGGACTCTTTGAAGTGCACGAAGCGCTTCCCTTGATGATTCAAGCCGCAAAAGGTGTGGGATATGCTCACCGCGCAGGTGTAATTCACTGCGATGTGAAACCTCATAATATGCTGGTGACCAAAGATGGACATCTCAAGGTGACTGACTTTGGAATTGCCCGTGCCATTGCCAGTATTCATCCTGACGAAACAACAGATGAAATCTGGGGGTCTCCTCAGTACTTTTCCCCTGAGCAAGCCTCCGGACAACCTCCCATGCCCTACAGTGACGTGTATTCCTTAGGGGTTGTTTTTTATGAGATGCTAACCGGGCAATTGCCATACTCCGGGAAAACGCCAGCAGATTTAGCCAGGCAACATCGAGACCCAAACATCCGTCCCATTCCCCCACGGCATTTGAACCGGGAAATTCCAGAGGAATTGGAAAAAATCCTGTTGTTGCTTCTTTCTAAAGAACCCCGACAGCGGTATCGTAATGCGGATATTCTGGCACGGATTCTCGAAGGTCTGGATACTCCTATTGCCCAGAACAGAGTCGTAAGTACATCTGCGCGAAGTGCGTCTGTGTCGTCTCATACAAGGCAACAACCTGTAGGAAAAGAAAATGCCCCTCAGCAAACCAAGGGTTCCCCATCTGCAGTGCTGCACCCTACCCCATCCTCTACACTGCTTACTCCAGATATTATTGTCCTGGCTATTATTGCACTTGTCCTGGGAGTTGGATTACTTCCTTTTTACTCTTATATCCTCAATGTGCTTGGATGGGTAAAGTGA